A genomic window from Lotus japonicus ecotype B-129 chromosome 1, LjGifu_v1.2 includes:
- the LOC130729504 gene encoding protein NSP-INTERACTING KINASE 2-like: protein MCITQHTYIKSYEEVNTFSFKQNMSLLHFLLLLKLQIILICATLSNSSITELDTLLAIKDSLDPEKRVLISWTPHSDPCSGANFEGVACNEQGLVTNISLQGKGLSGRIPSAMAGLKNLTGLYLHFNALNGILPKEIASLTQLSDLYLNVNNLSGEIPREVGNMSNLQVVQLSYNELTGSIPTELGKLRKLSFLALKNNHLTGAIPASIGKLETLERLDLSFNSLFGPIPVTLANAPELQSLDIQNNSLSGNVPIALKKLKGGFQYINNPALCGNGFAYLDTCKKVRNSDPVRPEPYEPGNLSTRDFSASVEPKARNCSDDQCKKQSESSKIGLVFGVVGVIVAATVSGLFVLLWYHNQKQKIGRAPEISDSRLSTNQTKEACRKRASPLINLEYSKGWDPLAKGQDGYSQEFLESFMFNLEEVERATHCFSELNLLGKSSFSAVYRGILRDGSIVVIKRVLKTNCKSDEAEFLKGLKILTSLKHDNLARLRGFCCCKGRGECFLIYDFVSNGSLLQYLDVERGNGKVLEWSTRVSIIHGIAKGIGYLHGKEGSKRALVHQNISAEKILLDSRYNSLLADSGLHKLLADDVVFSTLKASAAMGYLAPEYATTGRLTEKSDVYAFGVIVFQLLTGKRDISPLRVERASCKDIVDENLEGKFSELEAEKLGGIALICTHESPHLRPSMDNVLLELGL, encoded by the exons ATGTGCATCACCCAGCACACCTATATAAAATCTTACGAGGAAGTTAacacattttcttttaaacaaaACATGTCTCTGCTCCATTTCCTCCTCCTGCTGAAACTGCAAATCATCCTCATATGTGCAACTCTATCTAATTCCTCCATAACTGAGCTTGATACTCTTTTGGCCATCAAAGACTCTCTGGACCCAGAAAAACGTGTGTTGATCTCGTGGACCCCACATTCTGACCCTTGCAGTGGTGCTAATTTTGAGGGTGTGGCTTGCAATGAGCAAGGTCTTGTTACTAATATTTCACTGCAGGGGAAGGGTCTTTCTGGAAGGATACCTTCAGCCATGGCTGGTCTTAAGAACTTAACGGGTTTGTATCTGCACTTCAATGCTCTGAATGGGATTTTACCAAAGGAGATTGCAAGTTTGACTCAGCTGAGTGATTTGTACCTCAATGTGAATAATCTCTCTGGTGAGATACCTCGTGAGGTTGGCAATATGTCAAATCTTCAAG TTGTGCAGCTTAGTTATAACGAGCTTACTGGGAGTATACCTACTGAACTGGGAAAGTTAAGGAAGCTTAGCTTTCTCGCACTGAAAAATAATCACTTAACTGGAGCAATTCCTGCAAGTATTGGTAAATTGGAGACATTAGAACGATTGGATCTGAGCTTCAATAGCCTCTTTGGTCCAATTCCAGTGACATTGGCCAATGCACCGGAACTGCAGAGCCTAGATATTCAAAACAATTCTCTCTCGGGCAATGTCCCTATCG CTCTGAAAAAACTTAAAGGTGGGTTCCAATACATCAACAACCCTGCTTTATGTGGGAATGGATTTGCCTATTTAGACACTTGCAAAAAAGTAAGAAACTCGGACCCCGTTAGACCCGAACCATATGAACCTGGAAATCTTTCTACAAGAGACTTCTCTGCATCAGTTGAACCAAAAGCTAGAAACTGCAGTGATGATCAGTGCAAAAAGCAATCAGAATCTTCAAAGATTGGTTTGGTTTTTGGGGTTGTTGGAGTTATTGTTGCTGCCACAGTTTCTGGACTTTTTGTGCTCTTATGGTACCATAATCAGAAACAGAAAATTGGAAGAGCTCCTGAAATTTCCGATAGCCGGCTTAGTACTAACCAGACCAAGGAAGCATGCAGGAAGCGTGCATCTCCTCTTATAAATTTGGAGTATTCTAAAGGATGGGATCCTTTAGCTAAAGGTCAAGATGGTTATTCCCAGGAATTTCTTGAGAGCTTTATGTTCAATCTTGAAGAAGTGGAACGTGCGACTCATTGCTTCTCAGAGCTAAATTTATTGGGGAAGAGTAGTTTTTCTGCTGTCTACAGAGGAATATTGAGAGATGGGTCCATTGTGGTTATAAAGCGCGTTTTGAAGACAAACTGCAAGTCTGATGAGGCTGAATTCTTGAAAGGTTTGAAGATATTGACCTCGTTAAAGCATGACAATCTTGCTCGGTTGAGAGGCTTTTGCTGTTGCAAAGGCCGGGGTGAGTGTTTTCTGATTTATGATTTTGTCTCAAATGGGAGCTTGTTACAGTACCTTGATGTTGAGAGAGGCAATGGTAAGGTACTCGAATGGTCCACCAGAGTATCCATCATTCATGGTATTGCCAAAG GTATTGGTTATCTTcatggaaaggaaggaagcaaACGTGCTCTAGTTCACCAGAACATATCAGCTGAAAAAATACTTCTCGATTCTCGGTACAATTCCTTACTTGCAGATTCAGGATTGCACAAACTCCTTGCAGACGATGTTGTTTTTTCCACCCTCAAAGCTAGCGCTGCCATGGGATATTTGGCCCCAGAATACGCAACAACAGGTCGTTTGACCGAAAAGAGTGATGTGTATGCATTTGGAGTTATAGTTTTCCAGCTTCTCACTGGAAAACGTGATATCTCACCCTTAAGGGTGGAAAGGGCTAGTTGTAAAGATATTGTTGATGAGAATCTTGAAGGGAAATTCTCAGAATTAGAGGCAGAAAAACTGGGGGGAATTGCTTTGATTTGCACCCATGAATCTCCCCATCTTCGACCATCTATGGACAATGTATTGCTTGAACTTGGTTTGTGA
- the LOC130729505 gene encoding RING-H2 finger protein ATL51-like produces MGSITNTNPLLAPPNPPFKDCSQGVCSLYCPQWCYIIYPPPPPSITLGDDDPDGGDSSAFEFSPLVVAVIGILASTFILVTYYSIISRFCRRRRGNPTDAFSQTDHGHGGDADAGHLPSSSSGLDESLIKSITVFKYSKGNNGLVVEGSDCSVCLSEFQENESLRLLPKCNHAFHLPCIDPWLKSHSSCPLCRSNIAPVITSMEAPASVTINASEHQLRNNDVVVIIQSSELIRTQQQEVVVDFGGDVVPKVSVEDGHGGVNVEHCCNSQRRRVSVADILSEGDDDIELQKVGSDIIGSSRG; encoded by the coding sequence ATGGGTTCTATCACCAACACAAATCCACTACTAGCACCACCAAATCCACCTTTCAAGGATTGTTCTCAAGGAGTCTGCAGTCTCTATTGCCCACAGTGGTGCTACATCATCTaccctcctccacctccttcaaTCACACTCGGCGACGATGACCCAGATGGCGGAGACTCCTCCGCCTTCGAATTCTCACCTCTGGTCGTCGCCGTCATCGGAATCCTCGCCAGCACTTTCATCTTAGTCACCTACTATTCCATCATCTCACGGTTCTGCAGGCGCAGACGAGGAAACCCCACTGACGCATTTTCACAAACAGATCATGGGCATGGCGGTGACGCCGACGCGGGTCatcttccttcttcatcttctgggTTAGATGAATCTCTCATCAAATCCATCACTGTTTTCAAGTACAGTAAAGGTAATAatgggttggtggtggagggtagTGATTGTTCTGTTTGTTTGAGCGAGTTTCAGGAGAATGAGAGTTTGAGATTGTTGCCGAAATGCAACCACGCTTTTCATCTTCCTTGTATTGATCCGTGGTTGAAATCGCATTCGAGTTGTCCTCTTTGCCGGTCCAATATCGCCCCTGTTATCACATCGATGGAGGCGCCGGCGAGTGTCACTATCAATGCCTCGGAACACCAGCTGAGGAACAATGATGTTGTTGTGATTATTCAGAGTTCTGAGCTGATTAGGACACAGCAACAAGAAGTGGTTGTTGATTTTGGTGGTGATGTTGTACCAAAGGTGTCAGTGGAAGATGGTCATGGTGGAGTGAATGTGGAGCATTGTTGTAATAGTCAAAGAAGGAGGGTGTCTGTTGCTGACATTTTGagtgaaggtgatgatgatatTGAGTTGCAGAAGGTGGGATCTGATATTATAGGATCATCAAGAGGATGA